One window of the Eschrichtius robustus isolate mEscRob2 chromosome X, mEscRob2.pri, whole genome shotgun sequence genome contains the following:
- the USP26 gene encoding ubiquitin carboxyl-terminal hydrolase 26, producing MAALMVHGFVQIWNMKTGITEVDEACIEIVEKGRNVTLVISLANGEYTAFHLSNNIKNIVLRPYGEDQNYLHLTFQTNDLLFIERLSSRDAKNLKMFLNRFHQNHLQPPVRPDRDGSIFASTTIEKVGEGTSFCNTSSSQPFEKERNETPDDMKMALFASESLSFTCDGLLENRYGKRKRKPSSGSEMNKSFLQENTFVRRKKSKMNTLRCVSHNKKKLRLERNNKLKLGPSFKIDSTGNSYYLDVTDLLQRLSEKIYLAFLLGSGYGESDPDWQKLKTIFEFYPQKLWQGLPNLGNSCYINSVLQSLFSVPSFADDLLKLGFSRDKIPLDALSICLVRLLVLKDTYNIKIKEELLVNIKKAISAVAEIFSDNVENDAHEFLGHCLDQVKQNVGKLTTIGKTKIESEEGNSPQQVSAGSADTKGLICPVLNNFNFELLHSIICKACGHVVRKTELNDSLSVNLPQGKQALPLSVQSSFDLFFEGEELEYKCEKCNHRSSTAVHKFSRLPRVLIVHLKRYKFNEFWSLKKDDRKVIINKYLKLSSHCNETTKPPLPLSKNAPLRASQVFKVFQKMNSETVSSLTASTKQTSESKDPLAPHIRSDKESEPQKRQTLHKGSRGVRQQKDLGKYSKLDIIESTLVNTGHGAAIARELLAVGLMMNLEDSSLSLKGLPTSSSPDTCCKGPENPKLKKYKRTNMSADFESVAETTEEFCKDKKNRMAEESCQVPEDTQPYEGMRLCEQDLWLALLRRLPKPDTQWYTEKCRRPTELSFQGAKVNSLGALGSNEDPGNKGSSDVEPVDISTDIPKREAKMGDSHDYRLIGVISHLGKKRLSGHYISDAYNFERREWLTYSDLQVSSIQEAPMQEARLCTGYIFFYMHNEIFEELLGRE from the coding sequence ATGGCTGCTCTAATGGTACATGGTTTTGTCCAAATATGGAACATGAAGACTGGGATAACTGAAGTAGATGAAGCATGCATTGAAATAGTGGAAAAAGGGAGGAACGTTACGTTGGTCATCTCCCTTGCTAATGGAGAATACACAGCATTTCATTTaagtaataatattaaaaacatagtCCTTAGACCCTATGGAGAAGACCAAAATTATCTGCATTTAACTTTCCAAACTAATGACTTACTGTTTATTGAAAGATTATCCTCCAGAGATGCCAAAAACTTGAAGATGTTCCTGAATAGATTCCATCAAAATCATCTTCAACCACCCGTAAGACCTGATAGGGATGGGAGTATCTTTGCCAGTACAACAATAGAGAAGGTAGGTGAGGGGACATCGTTTTGTAACACGTCAAGTAGTCAACcttttgagaaagaaagaaatgaaacaccTGATGATATGAAGATGGCTTTGTTTGCATCAGAATCACTAAGCTTTACCTGTGACGGGTTATTAGAAAatagatatgggaagaggaaaaggaagccaTCATCTGGCTCAGAGATGAATAAGAGCTTCCTGCAAGAGAATACCTTTGTGAgaagaaagaagtcaaagatgaaCACCTTGAGATGTGTAAGccacaataagaaaaaattaaggtTAGAACGGAATAATAAATTGAAACTTGGCCCTTCGTTCAAGATCGATTCTACTGGAAACTCTTATTACCTAGATGTCACTGATCTTCTCCAAAGACtgtctgagaaaatatatttagcaTTTCTCTTAGGATCAGGGTATGGTGAAAGTGACCCAGACTGGCAGAAACTCAAAACGATCTTTGAATtttacccacagaaactgtggcaGGGCCTCCCCAATTTGGGAAACAGCTGCTATATCAACTCAGTTTTACAGTCCTTATTTTCTGTGCCATCTTTTGCTGATGATTTACTCAAGCTGGGCTTCTCACGGGATAAAATTCCCCTTGATGCACTTAGCATATGCTTGGTACGGCTGCTTGTTTTGAAAGATACTTATAACATAAAAATCAAGGAGGAGTTACTTGTGAATATTAAAAAAGCCATTTCAGCAGTTGCAGAGATATTCTCTGACAACGTGGAGAACGATGCGCATGAGTTTTTAGGTCACTGTTTAGACCAGGTGAAACAAAACGTGGGAAAATTAACCACAATTGGGAAGACTAAAATTGAATCTGAAGAAGGAAATTCACCTCAACAGGTTTCTGCTGGTAGTGCTGACACCAAGGGTCTCATTTGCCCTGTCCTAAACAATTTTAATTTCGAGTTGCTGCACTCAATTATTTGCAAAGCCTGTGGGCATGTTGTTCGTAAGACAGAGCTCAATGATTCTCTCTCCGTAAATCTTCCCCAGGGAAAACAAGCACTTCCCTTGTCTGTTCAGTCGAGTTTTGATCTTTTCTTTGAAGGAGAAGAACTTGAGTATAAATGTGAAAAGTGTAACCACAGGAGTTCTACTGCAGTGCATAAATTCAGTAGGCTACCCAGGGTCCTCATTGTTCATCTTAAACGCTATAAATTTAATGAGTTTTGGTCCTTAAAGAAAGATGACCGCAAAGTCATTATTAACAAATACTTAAAGTTATCCTCCCATTGCAATGAAACCACCAAACCGCCGCTTCCCTTAAGCAAGAATGCACCTCTTAGGGCTTCCCAAGTCTTTAAAGTCTTTCAAAAGATGAATTCTGAAACCGTCAGTTCATTGACAGCTTCAACAAAGCAGACCTCGGAATCCAAGGATCCTTTGGCTCCACACATTAGATCAGACAAAGAGTCTGAACCACAAAAACGCCAGACTCTTCATAAAGGTTCAAGAGGAGTACGGCAGCAAAAAGACCTGGGAAAATATTCTAAACTAGATATAATAGAGTCCACATTGGTAAACACAGGACATGGAGCAGCCATTGCAAGAGAGCTGTTAGCAGTAGGCCTAATGATGAATCTGGAAGACAGCTCCCTTTCTCTGAAAGGTCTACCCACCAGCAGCAGCCCAGATACATGTTGCAAAGGGCCTGAAAATCCAAAACTAAAGAAATACAAGAGAACCAATATGTCTGCAGATTTTGAGAGCGTGGCCGAGACCACCGAAGAATTTTGTAAAgataaaaaaaacagaatggcAGAAGAATCTTGCCAAGTGCCCGAAGACACCCAACCTTATGAGGGCATGAGACTCTGTGAACAAGACCTTTGGCTGGCACTGCTTCGAAGACTTCCCAAGCCAGATACCCAGTGGTACACAGAGAAATGCAGAAGACCTACGGAATTAAGTTTCCAGGGAGCCAAGGTGAATTCCCTAGGTGCGTTGGGTTCCAATGAAGACCCTGGAAACAAGGGCTCTTCAGATGTGGAACCGGTAGACATCTCTACCGACATACCAAAAAGAGAAGCCAAGATGGGAGATAGTCATGACTATCGGCTCATCGGTGTTATCAGCCATCTTGGAAAAAAAAGGCTCTCTGGGCATTATATCAGCGATGCCTACAACTTTGAGAGGCGAGAGTGGTTGACTTATAGCGACCTACAAGTATCAAGTATCCAGGAGGCCCCAATGCAGGAGGCTAGGCTTTGCACTGGCTACATCTTCTTTTACATGCACAATGAGATCTTTGAAGAGCTGTTGGGAAGGGAATAG